The proteins below are encoded in one region of Anaerolineae bacterium:
- a CDS encoding Ni/Fe hydrogenase subunit alpha, with translation QLRDLISLAGGKVIHPVFGLPGGISKALTKEDQEKFIAGAERAVKFGLFSLEIFQDVVLKNKQYVETIVSDTYTHQTYYMGLVDDQNRVNFYDGQLRVVDPNGKEFLKFTAQEYLQHVAEHVEPWSYIKFCYLKDVGWKGFVDGPESGVYAVAPLARLNAAEGMAT, from the coding sequence GCAGCTCCGAGATTTGATCTCGCTGGCGGGTGGCAAAGTGATTCACCCGGTCTTTGGGCTGCCCGGTGGCATCTCCAAAGCCCTTACGAAAGAAGACCAAGAGAAGTTCATCGCTGGGGCCGAACGCGCCGTAAAGTTCGGGCTGTTCAGCTTAGAGATCTTCCAGGACGTCGTGCTCAAGAACAAACAATACGTCGAGACGATTGTGTCGGATACCTACACCCACCAGACGTACTATATGGGCTTAGTAGACGATCAGAATAGAGTGAATTTCTACGATGGGCAGCTGCGCGTCGTCGACCCCAACGGCAAAGAGTTTCTCAAATTCACAGCGCAAGAGTATCTCCAGCACGTTGCCGAGCACGTCGAGCCGTGGAGCTATATCAAGTTCTGCTATCTGAAAGACGTGGGCTGGAAGGGTTTCGTTGACGGCCCCGAGAGCGGCGTCTACGCCGTCGCGCCGTTAGCAAGGCTCAACGCGGCTGAAGGCATGGCCACGC